One window of the Fusobacterium animalis 7_1 genome contains the following:
- a CDS encoding efflux RND transporter permease subunit, with translation MKLIKIAIKRTIVTTMISISLLILGIFAMKSMRTELLPDIEYPVVKIITHWSGASAEDVEKQITNKIERILPNVEGIENISSESSYENSSISVEFNYGVNIQDKVTEIQREVFQIKNDLPNSAKNPIIKKTEVGAGAITLFLTFVSPDKKALFSYLENYVKPNLETISGVAEVSILGGTKKQLQIQIKPAKLASYNLTPMDIYQLIRKSSMVIPLGSLMNGREEYVIQALGELESVEEYENILLHSNGDTLRLKDIANVVLTEEDPLNLGFNRGKPATTIAISKSSDGSTIEINEKIMKAIKNMEETMPSNITYFKIFDSSESIKKSINTVGKSALQGLILASLFLWIFFKNKKMTLIVSFAFPLAISTTFILMKGIHSTFNLISLMGLAIGVGMLTDNSVVVIDNIYNHIQEEKNSIEAAFIGTNQVFSSVLASTLTSIIVFLPIIFTKGIFKEMFQDMVWAIIFSNVAALLVSVTFIPMLASKFMKKNIIQTEGKYFSKIQRKYQKFLSISLKHKKKTILISLLFAFLIFGIGGKFVKFGFLTKQDYGYYSVIAEFQNGSDFEKIQELRNEIETIIKKEPHTKSYFSIIQKRNGTISVNVDVGFKEKRKESIFEIVKKVRKEVEKIPDIRTTFFYEYAKGKPKKDIEFQIVGTDLETIQILARQIYKDVLKIKGVTDVSSTLDSGGKKLEIIFKRDKIQSLNMSIKQIEETISYYLLGGDRANTITIKSGNEEIEVLVRLSKDNRKSIKQLENLKIKVTDNSFINLSEIADIRKAENQLSIDKINRFYSVSIYVNDGGIGTRKIQQELVKIFSEKNKDSSIQYRWGGDAEKMQRAMKELMLTFLIAIFLIYALLASQFESFLFPFLVMGSIPFSLVGVIIGFLITQHTLDAVAMVGIILLIGIVVNNAIVLLDFIQQEEEESKNKKEAIEKACNLRLRPILLTSLTTIVGMIPLSLGIGDGSEVYQGLGISIIFGMSFSTLLTLIFVPTTYYMLTSIFSKKL, from the coding sequence ATGAAATTAATTAAAATAGCCATTAAAAGAACTATTGTAACAACAATGATTTCTATTTCTTTATTAATTCTTGGAATTTTTGCTATGAAAAGTATGAGAACAGAATTATTACCTGATATAGAATATCCTGTTGTAAAAATTATAACTCATTGGTCTGGAGCTTCTGCTGAAGATGTTGAAAAACAAATTACCAATAAGATAGAAAGGATTTTACCTAATGTGGAAGGAATTGAAAATATTTCTTCTGAATCTAGTTATGAAAATTCAAGTATTTCAGTTGAATTTAACTATGGAGTCAATATTCAAGATAAGGTTACAGAAATTCAAAGAGAAGTTTTTCAAATAAAAAATGATTTACCTAATTCTGCAAAAAATCCTATTATAAAAAAGACAGAAGTTGGAGCAGGAGCTATTACTTTATTTTTAACATTTGTTTCTCCTGATAAAAAGGCACTTTTTTCTTATTTAGAAAATTATGTAAAACCAAATTTAGAAACTATTTCAGGTGTTGCAGAAGTAAGTATTTTAGGAGGAACAAAAAAACAATTACAAATTCAGATAAAGCCAGCAAAATTAGCAAGTTACAATTTAACTCCAATGGATATTTACCAACTTATTAGAAAATCCTCTATGGTAATTCCACTAGGAAGTTTAATGAATGGAAGAGAAGAATATGTAATTCAAGCCTTAGGAGAATTAGAAAGTGTAGAAGAATATGAAAATATATTACTTCATTCTAATGGAGATACACTAAGATTAAAAGATATTGCTAATGTTGTATTAACAGAAGAAGATCCACTTAATCTAGGATTTAATAGAGGAAAACCTGCCACTACAATCGCTATTTCAAAGTCTTCTGATGGCAGTACCATAGAAATAAATGAAAAAATTATGAAAGCCATTAAAAATATGGAAGAAACTATGCCCTCTAATATTACTTACTTTAAAATATTTGATTCTTCTGAAAGTATAAAAAAGTCTATTAATACTGTTGGAAAAAGTGCATTACAGGGATTAATTTTAGCAAGTTTATTTTTATGGATATTTTTTAAAAATAAAAAGATGACTTTAATTGTCAGTTTTGCATTTCCTCTTGCAATTTCTACTACTTTTATTTTAATGAAAGGAATACATTCTACATTTAATCTAATTTCTTTAATGGGACTTGCCATAGGTGTTGGAATGTTAACTGATAATTCAGTTGTGGTTATTGACAATATTTATAATCATATACAAGAAGAAAAAAACTCAATAGAAGCTGCTTTTATAGGAACAAATCAGGTATTTTCTTCTGTACTTGCTTCTACTTTAACATCAATTATTGTATTTTTACCAATTATTTTTACAAAAGGAATATTTAAAGAAATGTTTCAAGATATGGTATGGGCTATTATTTTTTCAAATGTAGCAGCACTTTTAGTTTCTGTTACTTTTATTCCAATGTTAGCAAGTAAATTTATGAAGAAAAATATAATTCAAACAGAGGGAAAATATTTTTCTAAAATTCAAAGAAAATATCAAAAGTTTCTTAGTATATCTTTAAAACATAAGAAAAAAACTATTTTAATTTCTTTACTTTTTGCTTTTTTAATTTTTGGAATAGGAGGAAAATTTGTAAAGTTTGGCTTTTTAACAAAACAAGACTATGGTTACTACTCTGTTATTGCAGAATTTCAAAATGGAAGTGACTTTGAAAAAATACAAGAGCTTAGAAATGAAATTGAAACTATTATAAAAAAAGAACCTCATACAAAAAGTTACTTTTCAATTATTCAAAAAAGAAATGGAACTATTTCTGTGAATGTAGATGTTGGTTTTAAAGAAAAAAGAAAAGAAAGTATTTTTGAAATTGTAAAAAAAGTCCGTAAAGAAGTTGAAAAAATACCTGATATACGAACTACATTTTTTTATGAGTATGCCAAGGGAAAACCTAAAAAAGATATAGAATTTCAAATAGTAGGAACTGATTTAGAAACTATACAAATATTGGCTAGACAAATATATAAAGATGTTTTAAAAATAAAAGGAGTTACTGATGTCAGCTCAACTTTGGATTCTGGTGGGAAAAAACTTGAAATTATATTTAAAAGAGATAAGATACAGTCTTTAAATATGTCAATAAAACAAATAGAAGAAACAATTAGTTATTATTTATTAGGAGGAGATAGAGCAAATACAATCACTATAAAATCTGGAAATGAGGAAATAGAGGTTTTAGTTCGTCTTTCAAAAGATAATAGAAAATCTATAAAGCAATTAGAAAATTTAAAAATTAAAGTTACAGATAATTCATTTATAAATTTAAGTGAAATTGCAGATATTAGAAAAGCAGAAAATCAACTTAGTATTGATAAAATTAACAGATTTTATAGTGTAAGTATTTATGTAAATGATGGAGGTATAGGAACACGAAAAATTCAACAGGAGTTAGTAAAAATATTTTCTGAAAAAAATAAAGATTCTTCTATTCAATATCGTTGGGGAGGAGATGCAGAAAAAATGCAAAGAGCAATGAAAGAATTAATGTTAACTTTTCTTATTGCAATCTTTTTAATTTATGCTTTATTAGCTTCACAATTTGAAAGTTTTTTATTTCCATTTTTAGTTATGGGAAGTATTCCTTTTTCTTTGGTAGGAGTTATTATTGGATTTTTAATAACTCAACATACCTTAGATGCAGTTGCTATGGTGGGAATAATTCTTTTAATAGGTATTGTGGTAAATAATGCTATTGTATTATTAGATTTTATACAACAAGAAGAAGAAGAAAGTAAAAATAAAAAGGAAGCTATAGAAAAGGCTTGTAATCTTAGATTGCGTCCTATTTTACTGACTAGTCTTACAACTATTGTAGGGATGATTCCATTGTCATTAGGAATTGGAGATGGAAGTGAAGTTTATCAAGGTCTAGGTATTTCTATTATTTTTGGAATGAGTTTTTCTACTTTGTTGACATTAATATTTGTTCCCACAACTTATTATATGTTAACAAGTATATTTTCAAAGAAATTATAA
- the miaB gene encoding tRNA (N6-isopentenyl adenosine(37)-C2)-methylthiotransferase MiaB gives MKRASIITYGCQMNVNESAKIKKIFQNLGYDITEEIDNADAVFLNTCTVREGAATQIFGKLGELKALKEKRGTIIGVTGCFAQEQGEELVKKFPIIDIVMGNQNIGRIPQAIEKIENNESTHEVYTDNEDELPPRLDAEFGSDQTASISITYGCNNFCTFCIVPYVRGRERSVPLEEIVKDVEQYVKKGAKEIVLLGQNVNSYGKDFKNGDNFAKLLDEICKVKGDYIVRFVSPHPRDFTDDVIDVIAKNDKISKCLHLPLQSGSSQILRKMGRGYTKEKYLALVDKIKSKIPGVALTADIIVGFPGETEEDFLDTIDVVQKVSFDNSYMFMYSIRKGTKAATMDNQIDESVKKERLQRLMEVQNKCSFNESSKYKDKIVRVLVEGPSKKNKEVLSGRTSTNKIVLFKGDIALKGQFVNVKINECKTWTLYGEIV, from the coding sequence GTGAAAAGGGCATCAATCATCACCTATGGATGTCAAATGAATGTAAATGAAAGTGCAAAGATAAAAAAAATTTTTCAAAATTTAGGATATGATATTACAGAAGAAATTGATAATGCAGATGCAGTTTTTTTGAACACTTGTACAGTAAGGGAAGGTGCAGCAACACAAATATTTGGTAAATTAGGAGAATTAAAGGCACTTAAAGAAAAAAGAGGGACTATAATAGGGGTTACAGGTTGCTTTGCACAAGAACAAGGGGAAGAACTTGTAAAAAAATTCCCAATAATAGATATAGTTATGGGAAATCAGAATATAGGAAGAATACCTCAAGCAATAGAAAAAATAGAAAATAATGAAAGCACTCATGAAGTATACACAGATAATGAAGATGAATTACCACCAAGGCTAGATGCTGAATTTGGTTCAGATCAAACAGCTTCTATTTCAATCACTTATGGTTGTAATAACTTTTGTACTTTTTGTATAGTTCCCTATGTTAGAGGAAGAGAAAGGTCAGTTCCTCTTGAAGAAATAGTAAAAGATGTGGAACAATATGTAAAAAAAGGTGCAAAAGAGATAGTTTTGCTTGGACAAAATGTTAATTCTTATGGAAAAGATTTTAAAAATGGAGATAATTTTGCAAAACTTTTAGATGAAATTTGTAAAGTTAAAGGTGATTATATAGTTAGGTTTGTATCACCACACCCTAGGGATTTTACAGATGATGTCATAGATGTTATTGCAAAAAATGATAAAATATCAAAATGCTTACATCTACCTTTACAATCAGGCTCATCTCAAATATTAAGAAAGATGGGAAGAGGTTACACTAAGGAAAAATATTTAGCTTTAGTTGATAAAATTAAATCAAAGATTCCTGGTGTAGCATTGACAGCAGATATTATAGTTGGTTTCCCAGGAGAAACAGAAGAAGATTTTTTAGATACTATTGATGTTGTACAAAAAGTTAGCTTTGATAATTCATATATGTTTATGTACTCTATAAGAAAAGGAACAAAAGCAGCAACTATGGATAATCAAATTGATGAATCTGTAAAAAAAGAAAGACTTCAAAGGTTAATGGAAGTACAAAATAAATGTTCTTTCAATGAAAGCAGCAAGTATAAAGATAAAATTGTTAGAGTTTTAGTAGAAGGACCTAGTAAAAAGAATAAAGAAGTTTTATCAGGAAGAACTTCAACAAATAAAATTGTTCTTTTTAAAGGAGATATAGCTTTAAAAGGTCAATTTGTAAATGTAAAAATTAATGAATGTAAAACTTGGACACTATATGGAGAGATAGTTTAG
- a CDS encoding AbgT family transporter, with protein MEKEKKKGIQRFLDFVERGGNKLPHPLTLFWIFCIIIAIISAIAAASGASVTYEGFDKKEGIIKETTLTIQSLLNADGIRYIFSSMVKNFTGFAPLGTVLVALIGIGVAEGSGLMGATMKKVVTATPKRLLTAIVVLAGVMSNIASDAGYVVLIPLGAVIFLSFGRHPIAGLAAAFAGVSGGFSANLLLSTTDPLLSGITTEAAKILDPNYFVNPASNYYFMCGSTILIMIIGTFITEKIVEPRLGEYKGEVLVDHNELTAQERKALRCAGISVIIFCIVIGILTIPENAILRVDGALKQWTHDGLVPTLMMFFLVPGIVYGKVAGTIKNDKDVAKMMGSSLATMGGYLALAFAASQFVAYFSYTHLGTYVAVKGADFLQSIGLTGLPLIVIFVFVAAFINLFMGSASAKWAIMAPIFVPMLMRLGYTPEFTQLAYRIGDSSTNIITPLMTYFAMIVAFMQKYDKDAGMGTLISIMLPYSICFLIGWTIFLMIWFVTGLPIGVEGAIRMAGM; from the coding sequence ATGGAAAAAGAAAAGAAAAAAGGGATTCAAAGATTTTTGGATTTTGTTGAGAGAGGAGGAAATAAACTACCACATCCATTAACGCTATTCTGGATATTCTGTATTATAATAGCTATTATATCTGCTATTGCTGCTGCATCAGGAGCTTCTGTTACTTATGAAGGTTTTGACAAAAAAGAAGGCATAATAAAAGAAACTACATTAACAATTCAATCACTTTTAAATGCAGATGGGATAAGATATATCTTCTCTTCAATGGTTAAAAACTTTACTGGATTTGCACCATTAGGAACAGTTTTAGTTGCACTTATTGGTATAGGAGTTGCTGAAGGAAGTGGACTTATGGGAGCAACTATGAAAAAAGTTGTTACTGCCACTCCTAAAAGACTTTTAACAGCAATAGTTGTATTGGCAGGAGTTATGTCTAATATAGCATCTGATGCTGGATATGTTGTTTTGATTCCATTGGGGGCAGTTATATTTTTATCATTTGGTAGACACCCAATAGCAGGGCTTGCTGCTGCATTTGCAGGAGTATCAGGAGGTTTCTCAGCTAACCTTTTACTTTCTACAACAGATCCATTATTATCTGGAATTACAACAGAAGCAGCAAAAATATTAGATCCTAACTATTTTGTAAATCCAGCTTCTAATTATTATTTTATGTGTGGATCAACTATATTGATTATGATTATAGGAACATTTATAACTGAAAAAATTGTTGAACCTAGATTAGGTGAATACAAAGGTGAAGTCTTAGTAGATCATAATGAATTAACAGCACAAGAAAGAAAGGCATTGAGATGTGCAGGAATTTCAGTTATAATCTTCTGTATTGTGATTGGTATTTTAACAATTCCAGAAAATGCCATTTTAAGAGTAGACGGAGCTTTAAAACAATGGACACATGATGGACTTGTTCCTACTTTAATGATGTTCTTCTTAGTACCTGGTATCGTATATGGAAAAGTTGCAGGAACTATAAAAAATGATAAAGATGTTGCTAAAATGATGGGATCATCTCTTGCAACTATGGGAGGATATTTAGCATTAGCATTTGCAGCTTCTCAATTTGTTGCTTACTTCTCTTATACACATTTAGGAACTTATGTAGCTGTAAAAGGTGCTGACTTTTTACAAAGTATAGGTTTAACAGGATTACCTTTAATAGTTATATTCGTTTTCGTTGCTGCATTTATAAATCTATTTATGGGATCTGCATCAGCAAAATGGGCTATAATGGCTCCAATATTTGTTCCTATGTTAATGAGATTAGGATATACCCCTGAATTTACTCAATTAGCATACAGAATAGGAGATTCTTCAACAAATATTATAACTCCATTGATGACTTACTTTGCAATGATAGTTGCCTTTATGCAAAAATATGATAAAGATGCTGGTATGGGAACTTTAATTTCTATAATGCTTCCTTACTCAATATGTTTCTTAATTGGATGGACTATATTCTTAATGATTTGGTTTGTAACTGGTTTACCAATAGGAGTAGAAGGAGCTATCCGTATGGCAGGTATGTAA
- a CDS encoding YadA-like family protein, giving the protein MKKSVSLKLIVFSFLLVGNTSAFSVPEIKEGSKTDSIIAGIDNTASEKWSSAFGHTNTASGEFSSAFGFWNKASREFSSAFGAYNTASGRESSAFGDNNTASGRESSAFGHLNLASGKNSLAFGNQYEVTGETSGAFGVGEHKGNGVYNYINEGNNSYMIGNFNKIASGSNDNFILGNKVSIGTGVQNSVVLGNGSASGGSNTVSVGSSSNKRKIVNVADGTADSDAATLGQVKNLIASGGSPDLTNDVNKLKTDMTNVKNDVSGLKTDMTNVKNDVSGLKTDMTNVKNDVSGLKTDMTNVKNDVSGLKTDMNNVKGRVGTLENDVSDLKAGMSNVKGKITNVEGKVNTLEGKVGNLETNIAGKADVDASNLTDANVAKWRNKLKIADGAVNSATGTGSTGLGVDNTVTGNYSTAVGYKNKVTGNKSGAFGDPNLVTGNGSYAFGNDNTIKGDNNFVFGNNVTIESTIQNSVALGNNSTVSSSNEVSVGSATLQRKITNVADGEVSATSTDAVTGRQLYKAMQNSTNIENLRSEVYEKIDNVKDEVREVGSLSAALAGLHPIQYDPKAPAQVMAALGQYKNKQSVAVGLSYYFNDRFMMSAGVALSGEKKTKSMANVGFTVKLGKGSGVSYNETPQYVVQNEVKRLTVENQDLKTKLNNQENKIEVQDNKIKEQDEKIKNLEEKLNRLLKTK; this is encoded by the coding sequence ATGAAAAAATCTGTTAGTTTAAAATTGATTGTTTTTAGTTTTCTTTTAGTTGGTAATACTAGTGCTTTTTCTGTACCAGAGATTAAAGAAGGAAGTAAAACTGATAGTATAATTGCAGGAATTGATAATACAGCCAGTGAAAAATGGAGTTCTGCTTTTGGACATACTAATACAGCCAGTGGAGAGTTTAGTTCTGCTTTTGGATTTTGGAATAAAGCCAGTAGAGAGTTTAGTTCTGCTTTCGGAGCATATAATACAGCCAGTGGAAGGGAGAGTTCTGCTTTTGGGGATAATAATACAGCCAGTGGAAGGGAGAGTTCTGCTTTTGGACATCTAAATCTAGCTAGTGGAAAAAATAGTTTAGCTTTTGGAAATCAATATGAAGTTACTGGTGAAACTTCTGGTGCTTTTGGGGTTGGAGAGCATAAGGGAAATGGCGTTTATAACTATATAAATGAAGGTAATAATTCATATATGATAGGTAATTTTAATAAAATTGCCAGTGGCTCTAATGATAACTTTATTCTAGGTAATAAAGTTTCTATTGGTACTGGGGTTCAAAATTCTGTTGTTTTAGGTAATGGTTCTGCTTCAGGTGGTTCTAATACTGTTTCTGTTGGTTCTTCTTCTAATAAAAGAAAGATAGTCAATGTAGCTGATGGTACTGCTGATAGTGATGCTGCTACTCTTGGTCAAGTTAAAAATTTAATTGCCAGTGGTGGTAGTCCTGATTTAACAAATGATGTTAATAAGTTAAAAACTGATATGACTAATGTTAAGAATGATGTTAGTGGTTTAAAAACTGATATGACTAATGTTAAGAATGATGTTAGTGGTTTAAAAACTGATATGACTAATGTTAAGAATGATGTTAGTGGTTTAAAAACTGATATGACTAATGTTAAGAATGATGTCAGTGGTTTAAAAACTGATATGAACAATGTTAAGGGTAGAGTTGGCACTCTTGAAAATGATGTCAGTGATTTAAAAGCTGGTATGAGTAATGTTAAAGGTAAAATTACTAATGTTGAGGGTAAGGTCAATACTCTTGAAGGTAAAGTTGGTAATCTTGAAACTAATATAGCTGGAAAAGCTGATGTAGATGCTAGCAATTTAACAGATGCTAATGTTGCTAAATGGAGAAATAAACTTAAAATTGCTGATGGTGCTGTTAACTCAGCTACTGGTACTGGAAGTACAGGATTAGGTGTTGATAATACTGTTACTGGCAACTATTCTACTGCTGTTGGTTATAAAAATAAAGTTACTGGTAATAAATCAGGTGCTTTTGGAGACCCTAATCTTGTTACTGGTAATGGTTCTTATGCCTTTGGTAATGATAATACTATAAAAGGAGATAACAACTTTGTTTTTGGTAATAATGTTACTATTGAGTCTACTATTCAAAATTCAGTAGCATTAGGTAATAATTCAACTGTTTCTTCTTCTAATGAAGTTTCTGTTGGTTCTGCAACTCTTCAAAGAAAAATAACTAATGTAGCTGATGGAGAAGTTTCTGCTACATCTACTGATGCTGTTACTGGTAGACAGTTATATAAGGCTATGCAAAATTCTACTAATATTGAAAATTTAAGAAGTGAAGTTTATGAAAAAATTGATAATGTTAAAGATGAAGTGAGAGAGGTAGGTTCTTTAAGTGCAGCTCTTGCTGGATTACATCCTATACAATATGACCCAAAAGCTCCTGCACAAGTTATGGCTGCATTAGGACAATATAAAAATAAACAATCAGTAGCTGTTGGATTAAGTTATTATTTCAATGATAGATTTATGATGAGTGCTGGTGTTGCTCTTTCAGGAGAAAAGAAAACTAAATCTATGGCTAATGTAGGATTTACTGTAAAACTTGGTAAAGGTAGTGGAGTTAGCTATAATGAAACTCCTCAATATGTTGTTCAAAATGAAGTTAAGAGATTAACAGTTGAAAATCAAGATTTAAAAACTAAACTTAATAATCAAGAAAATAAAATAGAAGTTCAAGATAACAAAATAAAAGAACAAGATGAAAAGATTAAGAATTTAGAAGAAAAATTAAATAGATTATTGAAAACTAAATAG
- a CDS encoding flavodoxin — protein sequence MKTVGIFFGTTGGKTQEIADIIAAKLGDAQVFDVANGVAEMEVFDNIIMASPTYGAGELQDDWASVIDEVADMDFSGKVVALVGVGDAAIFGGNYVEALKHLYDAVQPKGAKIVGFTSTDGYDFEASEAVIDGDKFMGLAIDASYDTDEITSKVEDWIENKVKDELL from the coding sequence ATGAAAACAGTTGGTATATTTTTTGGAACTACAGGAGGAAAAACTCAAGAAATTGCTGATATCATAGCTGCTAAATTAGGAGATGCTCAAGTATTTGATGTTGCTAATGGTGTTGCTGAAATGGAAGTTTTTGATAACATTATAATGGCTTCTCCAACTTATGGTGCAGGAGAATTACAAGATGATTGGGCTTCTGTTATTGATGAAGTTGCTGATATGGACTTCTCTGGAAAAGTTGTTGCATTAGTTGGTGTAGGAGATGCTGCAATATTTGGTGGAAACTATGTTGAAGCTTTGAAACATTTATATGATGCAGTTCAACCTAAGGGAGCTAAAATAGTTGGATTTACTTCTACTGATGGATACGATTTTGAAGCTTCTGAAGCAGTTATTGATGGAGATAAATTTATGGGACTTGCAATAGATGCTTCATATGATACTGATGAAATCACTTCAAAGGTTGAAGATTGGATAGAAAACAAAGTTAAAGATGAATTATTATAA
- a CDS encoding copper homeostasis protein CutC, with amino-acid sequence MIKEACVESFEKALEAQSNGANRIELCENLAVGGTTPSYGTVKICLEKLNIPIFPMIRARGGNFVYSKDEIKIMKEDIKIFKELGVKGVVLGCLTSDNKIDLEFTKELVDLAYPMEVTFHKSIDEILNPLDYIDDLVNIGIKRILTSGGKATALEGKDLINEMIKKSNGRLKIVVAGKVTKENLNRLSNLISADEFHGKLIV; translated from the coding sequence ATGATAAAAGAAGCTTGTGTAGAATCTTTTGAAAAAGCATTAGAAGCACAAAGTAATGGTGCAAACAGAATAGAACTTTGTGAAAATTTAGCTGTTGGAGGAACAACTCCATCTTATGGAACAGTAAAAATTTGTTTAGAGAAATTAAATATTCCTATTTTTCCTATGATAAGAGCAAGAGGTGGAAATTTTGTTTATTCAAAAGATGAAATAAAAATTATGAAAGAAGATATTAAAATATTTAAAGAATTAGGGGTTAAAGGAGTTGTTTTGGGTTGTTTGACTTCTGATAATAAGATAGATTTAGAATTTACAAAAGAATTAGTTGACTTAGCTTATCCTATGGAAGTTACTTTTCATAAATCAATAGATGAAATTTTAAATCCTCTTGATTATATTGATGATTTAGTAAATATAGGTATCAAAAGAATTTTAACTTCTGGTGGAAAAGCAACTGCTCTTGAAGGAAAAGATTTAATAAATGAGATGATAAAAAAATCTAATGGAAGATTAAAAATTGTTGTTGCAGGAAAAGTAACAAAAGAAAATTTAAATAGGTTATCTAATTTAATTTCTGCTGATGAATTTCATGGAAAGCTAATAGTATAG
- a CDS encoding LrgB family protein translates to MKAAIVGNLFFGLIISYFAFEIGKWIFKKTQTPIFNPFLIGTSIVIFILKFFDISTDDYYKGAGMILFLLGPATVSLAIPLYKKWDLFKKFFVPVMTGAVVGSFVGIVSVIILGKLFGMEDQLIFSLMPKSITTPFGIEISSMLGGIPAITVVSIMLTGITGNVTAPLISKIFRVKHSVAVGIGIGVSSHAVGTSKAMEIGEVEGSMSALSIVFAGLLTLVWAPLLKFLV, encoded by the coding sequence ATGAAAGCAGCAATAGTAGGAAATTTATTTTTTGGTTTAATCATAAGTTATTTTGCATTTGAGATTGGTAAATGGATTTTTAAAAAGACTCAAACTCCTATATTTAACCCATTTTTAATAGGAACAAGTATAGTAATTTTTATATTGAAATTTTTTGATATATCAACTGATGATTATTATAAAGGTGCAGGAATGATATTATTTTTGTTAGGTCCAGCAACAGTGTCTTTGGCAATACCACTATATAAAAAATGGGATTTATTTAAAAAATTTTTTGTACCAGTTATGACAGGTGCTGTTGTAGGCTCATTTGTAGGAATAGTATCAGTTATTATTTTAGGGAAGTTATTTGGTATGGAAGATCAACTAATTTTTTCACTCATGCCTAAGTCTATAACTACACCTTTTGGAATAGAAATTAGCTCAATGCTTGGAGGAATACCAGCCATTACAGTTGTTAGTATTATGTTGACTGGAATAACAGGAAATGTAACTGCACCACTTATAAGTAAAATTTTTAGAGTAAAACATTCAGTTGCGGTAGGAATTGGAATAGGAGTTTCAAGTCATGCTGTTGGAACTTCAAAGGCGATGGAGATAGGAGAAGTAGAAGGCTCAATGAGTGCATTGTCAATAGTGTTTGCAGGGTTGCTCACTCTTGTTTGGGCACCACTTTTAAAATTTTTGGTATAG
- a CDS encoding CidA/LrgA family protein: MIGEFMLILVINYVGILISTVLHFPLPGTITALLLLFLLLKFKILKLEKIENAANFLLLNMTLFFMPPTVKIIDSYDLLEKDLVKIIIIIVVSTFLTMGITGKVVQMMIDYREKKGLK, from the coding sequence ATGATTGGAGAATTTATGTTAATTCTTGTAATTAACTATGTAGGTATTCTTATTTCTACTGTTTTACATTTTCCTTTACCAGGAACAATAACAGCTTTATTATTACTATTTTTATTATTAAAATTTAAAATTTTAAAATTAGAAAAAATTGAAAATGCAGCAAATTTTCTTTTACTTAATATGACATTATTTTTTATGCCACCTACCGTTAAAATTATAGATTCCTATGATTTATTAGAAAAAGATTTAGTAAAAATTATAATAATTATAGTTGTTTCTACATTTTTAACTATGGGAATTACAGGTAAAGTTGTTCAAATGATGATAGACTATAGAGAAAAGAAAGGATTAAAATAA
- a CDS encoding TetR/AcrR family transcriptional regulator has product MPQILKEEIKNRIYKAASKIFYEKGFLKTKMKDISEEAKIPVGLVYTYYKNKEELFDEIVNPIYYYLNLAIEKEEKEEGSALERFKATGEEYVLKLLNQHKSLVILMDKAQGTKHENAKQVFIKILENHIKRQVQKKGIIIEEEILIHILASNFTESLLEIARHYENPDWAKKMLNLVTKCYYEGVNSI; this is encoded by the coding sequence ATGCCTCAAATTTTAAAAGAAGAAATTAAGAATAGAATTTATAAAGCTGCTTCAAAAATTTTTTATGAAAAAGGATTTTTAAAGACAAAAATGAAAGACATATCAGAAGAAGCTAAAATACCAGTAGGTTTAGTATATACTTATTATAAAAATAAAGAAGAATTATTTGATGAAATTGTAAATCCAATTTATTACTATTTGAATTTAGCAATAGAAAAGGAAGAAAAAGAAGAAGGTTCTGCATTGGAAAGATTTAAAGCTACTGGTGAAGAATATGTTTTAAAATTACTTAACCAACATAAGAGTCTTGTCATTTTAATGGATAAAGCACAAGGTACAAAGCACGAAAATGCAAAACAAGTGTTTATTAAAATTTTAGAAAATCATATTAAAAGACAAGTTCAAAAAAAGGGAATTATTATTGAAGAAGAGATTTTAATACATATTTTAGCAAGCAATTTTACAGAAAGTTTATTAGAGATAGCAAGGCATTATGAAAATCCAGATTGGGCAAAAAAGATGTTGAACTTAGTTACTAAATGTTATTATGAGGGAGTAAATTCTATTTAA